One Ammospiza caudacuta isolate bAmmCau1 chromosome 11, bAmmCau1.pri, whole genome shotgun sequence genomic window carries:
- the RARRES1 gene encoding retinoic acid receptor responder protein 1, producing MPGLRALPGLRASPPALLLLLALALPRGSLAVQQLEPGSRSAAAAARVALQYRNFQAGSLGGLRALGQVRKATLKNTPESGHKYYLQFSTEDYRTGEDAGNCLATVLFPKKKSRPVVSIKCSHTKDQKEIQEEDNKFYQRIRHQSKPITANNIPDSYGNIEPALEPLWALAVAGSSSIMWEKSTETLGYFLAQVKSVRQWMRRDDFVEFDYTVLLHEMPTQEIISCHMRLTWLPGQPLKVKHFCAPEGHGAEQGSGAESGSAAGPSAEKGASF from the exons ATGCCGGGGCTCCGCGCCCTGCCCGGGCTCCGTGCCTCACCGCCcgccttgctgctgctcctggcgcTCGCCTTGCCCCGGGGCAGCCTCGCcgtgcagcagctggagcccgGCAGCCGCtcggccgcggcggcggcgcgggtGGCCCTGCAGTACCGCAACTTCCAGGCGGGATCCCTCGGCGGGCTCCGGGCGCTCGGGCAGGTCCGCAAGGCTACGCTGAAG AACACCCCAGAGTCTGGCCACAAGTATTACCTGCAGTTCAGCACTGAGGACTACAGGACTGGG GAAGATGCTGGGAACTGCCTGGCCACAGTGctctttccaaagaaaaagTCTCGTCCTGTTGTCAGCATCAAGTGCTCCCACACCAAAGACCAGAAGGAAATCCAGGAGGAGGACAACAAATTTTACCAAAGGATCAGGCACCAAAGCAAGCCAATAACTGCAAACAACATTCCAG ACAGCTATGGCAACATCGAGCCTGCCCTGGAGCCACTGTGGGCTCTGGCTgtagctggcagcagctccatcatGTGGGAAAAGTCCACGGAGACCTTGGGATACTTCCTGGCCCAAGTGAAGTCCGTGAGGCAGTGG ATGAGGAGAGATGATTTTGTTGAGTTTGACTACACGGTGCTCCTGCATGAAATGCCAACCCAG gaaaTCATCTCCTGCCACATGCGCCTGACGTGGCTGCCCGGGCAGCCCCTGAAGGTGAaacatttctgtgctcccgAGGGCCacggggcagagcagggatccGGGGCAGAGTCAGGATCAGCTGCTGGGCCTTCAGCTGAGAAGGGAGCCAGCTTTTGA